From a region of the Candidatus Jettenia caeni genome:
- a CDS encoding 30S ribosomal protein S5 — MGRIEEPVKLEETVVRINRCTTVTKGGKSMSFSALVVVGDKKGSVGIGFGKAREVPNAVSKAVKEAKKEMVKIPLIGDTIPHLMWGKYKAASIFLKPALPGTGIKAGASSRAVLESVGIKNILTKCYGKRNPLNVAKATLMGLKALRTKQEVEELRGVKIE; from the coding sequence TTGGGACGTATCGAAGAACCTGTAAAATTAGAAGAAACGGTTGTGAGAATCAACCGATGTACTACAGTAACTAAGGGTGGAAAATCTATGAGCTTTAGTGCCCTTGTTGTTGTAGGTGATAAAAAAGGGAGTGTTGGCATTGGTTTTGGTAAGGCTCGTGAAGTGCCAAATGCTGTAAGCAAAGCAGTTAAAGAGGCAAAAAAAGAAATGGTTAAAATTCCTCTTATTGGTGATACTATACCCCATTTGATGTGGGGAAAATACAAAGCCGCAAGTATTTTTTTAAAGCCAGCTTTGCCGGGAACTGGCATTAAGGCTGGTGCATCTTCCCGCGCTGTACTTGAGTCAGTAGGGATTAAAAATATATTAACAAAATGTTATGGTAAGAGAAATCCTCTTAATGTGGCGAAAGCGACATTAATGGGATTAAAGGCTTTAAGGACAAAGCAGGAAGTTGAAGAATTAAGAGGAGTAAAGATAGAATGA
- a CDS encoding 50S ribosomal protein L15: protein MNLTDIKAIPFYRKRKKRVGRGRGSGIGKTSGRGGKGATARSGNETKIQFEGGQTPLFRRLPKRGFNNPFKKRYAIINIKDIAQFEKDTIVDFGKLKDAGLIRKVLDGVKVLGEGEIKNPLTVIANKFSKVALEKIKAAGGEAKILS, encoded by the coding sequence ATGAATCTTACTGATATAAAAGCGATACCTTTTTATAGAAAACGTAAAAAAAGAGTAGGCCGTGGTAGGGGTTCAGGCATAGGAAAAACCTCTGGCAGGGGTGGCAAAGGGGCAACAGCCAGATCTGGTAATGAAACGAAGATTCAATTTGAAGGAGGACAAACTCCTCTATTCCGCCGTTTGCCAAAAAGAGGTTTCAATAATCCATTTAAAAAAAGGTATGCAATAATCAATATAAAAGACATCGCACAGTTTGAAAAAGATACAATTGTGGACTTCGGGAAGTTGAAAGACGCGGGGTTGATCAGGAAAGTTTTGGATGGTGTAAAGGTTTTGGGTGAGGGTGAAATAAAAAATCCTTTAACAGTTATTGCAAATAAATTTAGCAAAGTTGCTTTAGAAAAGATTAAGGCAGCAGGTGGAGAAGCAAAGATCTTATCATGA